One window of Nymphaea colorata isolate Beijing-Zhang1983 chromosome 1, ASM883128v2, whole genome shotgun sequence genomic DNA carries:
- the LOC116265133 gene encoding FRIGIDA-like protein 4a, which produces MATVAINVDPFQKAIDHLETEQVKITNFTNFWKDLSNHISSLERTLQRKSETLDSKLRTLDSTTKETLESLATREESLPSKESDATDRVEKLKQAALSDIEEHSGDVPKDADVAKSLRFLCRKMDASSLWRFLIVRRKDLATIRAELQPAIGDAVDPASLILHALEDFVFKRGDKVGLSDQRWACGLLLRTLSTEGGVATSVKERAWSLAQSWKEKIDGSDGGLASNAAEVQMFLQLLVAYKLVDKLEIDYLKKLVVAFASRRDMPKLAITLGLKEKMGDIIEELVNNGKEIDAIYFIHEADLVSKFAPVPLLKAYLKSIRKNANGAAKGGSADDSSEINALKAMIKCIEDHKLEAEFSPESLKKRVTQLEKAKADKKKFSGPPKVQNKRSRVSGGGVGSASFPPAKAGRHANAYPSSTWRDQSLPAHQPSAAYVSAYSGYDYPYLPESTTGGSRSPAAMSQRSYPFMPEEVPTSRAAAASPYVSASASYSGYDYTSVLPSYQGSTYLR; this is translated from the exons ATGGCCACTGTCGCCATTAATGTCGATCCCTTCCAGAAGGCGATCGACCACCTCGAGACGGAGCAGGTAAAGATCACGAACTTCACCAATTTCTGGAAGGACCTTTCCAATCACATTTCCTCCCTCGAGAGGACGCTGCAGCGGAAGTCTGAAACGCTGGACTCGAAACTTCGGACCCTTGACTCTACCACAAAGGAGACCCTGGAATCTCTGGCCACTAGGGAGGAGTCACTCCCTTCCAAAGAGTCGGATGCTACCGACCGCGTCGAGAAGCTGAAGCAGGCGGCGCTGTCAGACATCGAGGAGCATTCTGGGGATGTTCCCAAGGACGCTGATGTAGCGAAGAGCCTCCGTTTCCTGTGCCGTAAGATGGATGCGAGCAGCCTCTGGAGGTTTCTGATAGTGAGGAGGAAGGATCTGGCTACGATCCGGGCGGAGTTGCAGCCGGCTATTGGAGACGCAGTTGATCCAGCATCCCTCATACTGCACGCGCTTGAAGATTTTGTGTTCAAGCGGGGGGACAAAGTTGGGCTGTCCGACCAGCGGTGGGCGTGCGGATTGCTGCTCAGGACCTTGTCCACTGAAGGGGGAGTTGCGACTAGCGTGAAGGAGCGAGCGTGGTCGCTGGCTCAATCTTGGAAGGAGAAGATCGATGGGAGTGATGGTGGTTTGGCTTCAAACGCTGCTGAGGTGCAAATGTTTCTGCAACTTTTAGTTGCTTACAAACTGGTAGATAAGCTTGAAATAGATTACTTGAAGAAGCTTGTAGTGGCATTTGCTTCTCGAAGGGACATGCCAAAACTCGCGATCACTCTAGGTCTCAAGGAGAAAATGGGAG ATATTATTGAAGAATTGGTCAACAACGGCAAGGAGATTGATGCTATATATTTTATTCATGAGGCTGATTTAGTTAGTAAGTTCGCCCCAGTGCCACTTCTCAAAGCCTACCTCAAAAGcataagaaaaaatgcaaatggGGCTGCAAAGGGTGGTTCTGCA GATGATTCTTCGGAGATAAATGCTCTCAAGGCCATGATCAAGTGCATTGAAGACCACAAGCTAGAGGCCGAGTTCTCACCTGAAAGCCTGAAGAAGCGCGTCACTCAATTGGAGAAAGCCAAGGCAGACAAGAAGAAGTTCAGTGGGCCCCCAAAAGTGCAGAACAAGAGGAGCCGGGTGAGTGGTGGTGGTGTAGGTTCTGCTTCCTTCCCGCCTGCCAAAGCTGGAAGGCATGCTAATGCATACCCATCATCAACTTGGCGGGACCAGAGCTTACCTGCCCATCAGCCTTCTGCGGCCTATGTGTCGGCTTACAGTGGTTACGACTACCCGTATTTGCCAGAATCAACCACTGGTGGAAGCCGGAGTCCAGCAGCCATGTCCCAACGTTCCTATCCATTCATGCCAGAAGAGGTACCCACCTCTCGTGCTGCTGCTGCCTCTCCTTATGTGTCTGCTTCAGCAAGTTACAGTGGCTATGATTACACCTCTGTTCTACCTTCCTACCAGGGGTCTACCTATCTCCGTTAG
- the LOC116257807 gene encoding serine/threonine-protein kinase AFC3-like, with amino-acid sequence MERRERKRPRPTWDVLPSPPSQARREAEGVSRLVEHGERGRVDCRLAVADAGSSRASPPMRDDDREGHYVFDLGENLTPRYKILSKIGEGTFGRVLECWDREAREYVAIKVVRSIRKYRDAAMVEIDVLNRLTKNDITGLHCVRIRNWFDYRNHICIVCEKLGPSLFDFLRRNKYSPFPVDLVREFGRQLLESVAYIHDLHLIHTDLKPENILLVSSEYVKLPCRKVFHVISSSRPLQNSQGEMHFKYLPKSSAIKLIDFGSTTFENEAHSSVVSTRHYRAPEVILGLGWTYPCDIWSVGCILVELCSGETLFQTHENLEHLAMMERVLGPLPVQMVRKASQSAEKYFRRGTRLNWPEGAVSRESIRAVRKLDRLKNLICQHVDHSGGVLTDLLQGLLAFDPAERLTAHEALNHPFFKGTT; translated from the exons ATGGAAAGGCGTGAGAGGAAGAGGCCTCGACCCACCTGGGACGTCCTCCCTTCTCCCCCTTCTCAG GCTCGTCGGGAAGCTGAGGGTGTCAGCCGTTTGGTAGAGCACGGGGAGAGGGGCAGGGTGGATTGCCGGTTGGCTGTGGCAGATGCGGGCTCTTCCAGGGCATCGCCTCCTATGCGGGATGATGATCGAGAGGGACATTATGTGTTTGATCTTGGAGAGAACTTAACGCCCAGAT ATAAAATACTGAGCAAGATTGGTGAAG GCACCTTCGGTCGTGTTCTAGAATGCTGGGATCGTGAAGCACGAGAGTATGTGGCAATCAAGGTAGTGAGAAGCATACGTAAATATCGTGATGCTGCTATGGTGGAAATTGATGTCCTTAACCGGCTTACAAAGAACGATATCACTGGATTACA CTGCGTACGAATTCGTAATTGGTTTGATTACCGCAATCATATCTGTATT GTGTGTGAAAAGCTTGGGCCCAGCTTATTTGATTTTCTACGGAGAAATAAATACAGCCCCTTTCCTGTTGATCTAGTTCGAGAGTTTGGGCGTCAGCTACTCGAATCTGTTGCAT ATATTCATGATCTACACCTAATTCACACCGATCTGAAGCCAGAAAACATACTTCTTGTGTCCTCTGAGTATGTGAAGCTTCCATGCAGAAAGGTATTTCATGTTATAAGTTCTTCAAGACCCctgca GAATTCACAGGGTGAGATGCATTTTAAGTACTTGCCAAAGTCGAGTGCCATAAAGTTGATAGATTTTGGTAGCACAACCTTTGAGAATGAGGCTCATAGCTCTGTTGTTTCAACAAGGCATTACCGTGCACCTGAGGTTATTCTAG GCTTGGGATGGACTTATCCATGTGATATCTGGAGCGTGGGCTGCATACTCGTTGAACTTTGCTCA GGGGAGACACTGTTTCAAACTCATGAGAATTTGGAGCATTTGGCTATGATGGAGAGAGTTTTGGGTCCCTTGCCTGTGCAGATGGTTAGGAAAGCTAG TCAATCTGCTGAGAAATATTTTCGAAGAGGGACAAGGTTGAACTGGCCAGAGGGAGCAGTTTCTAGAGAGAGCATCCGAGCAGTCAGGAAACTTGACAGACTGAAG AATCTGATATGCCAGCATGTGGATCACTCTGGTGGAGTGCTGACAGACTTATTACAAGGTCTCCTGGCATTTGACCCAGCTGAGCGACTGACAGCTCATGAAGCGCTGAACCATCCGTTCTTTAAGGGCACTACATGA